aagaagaggaaagacaaagaggaaaagaaaagctaAGGAATCTAGCAAATCACTAATTAGGGGAAAGTAGCTTTGCTTCGGACGATGCAGTCTTGCAACTCATAAATTGAACTGATGTACACTAGCAGCCGCACGGCAGGAGGCAGCGGCGCCCTTCAGCCCACACCCCCAATTTGGTAATTCGGCAAGTTTTTCTCTCTGGTGTGTACTGCTCCATCTTAAATTCTTAATCTCACTTCTAAATTCATACATTCAGTGATTAATTGGACATTTAGTGAATAATTTGACAATTGGACACTTTCATGACCACGAGGAAGCTTAAAGCAAAACCCCTAGACTAGATTAGTATTGTAATCTTCTATTTATATAAGATTTCATTGTTGTTACAACTCTTTATATTGTAATTTATTTGAGTTCCCAACTAATTTGTTGAATTAGACTTATTATGGAACCTTTTTAATTATGTTATTGTAAGTTTTGTTATTATATACTGTACTGTTGTTCTATTAATTTATACTGAACTGCGCTTTGAAATTTTTGGCTAGGCCTACCCTAGTTCCAAATCCTGGGTCTGCCACTGTGCTAGATGATTGATCTTTTACACTACTGCTGTTCCCCCATTATTCCTTATTTAGGCAATGTGGCTTAGACAACAAAATCTGATTTGGTTCTCTTAAATTTATGATGAGTATTACTGGTCTTTCATCTGGCACAGGAGCTCTGCAGGAAAAGAAGTGTGTATTCGCCATGGTTCACTTCAAGAATAGGTACATGGTGATGGAGGTCTTTATAGATGCAGGTAGAGGCAAACAAGACCCTGTCATCCTCACCCAGTTTAATATAACCAAAGTCATAAGAGACAGCATTCAGCTGAACTTTGGGGAGTGTGGCCTAGCTGCATCTCTTGGATCATTGCAGGGTACTACTAGCAATTACTCCTAAACTCTCTTTAATTCTTAGCAATGATAGCTGTATTGTGCTTACTGGCTTCTTAATCTGAAAATACTTATGGGCTCTGGTAATTTTCAGTGAAGTATGTTAATCCTGTAACAAAGCTTTGCATTATCCGTGTGTCATGTGAAGACCACCAGAAGGTTTGGGCTGCTATAACAATGGTGAGGTGCATTGGGAAAATACCTGTATCATTCAACCTGCTTGACATGAGTGGTGAGTGGCTCACTCTGTGGATTATGACACCAAACAGTGTTGTTGTTCTTGGTTTTTTTGCAACTGGCACTTGTTTTTGGTGCAACCTGAACCTTTGAATAGTTGATAGTAGTAATTGATTTTATTTTGCTCGTtgatttttcctttctttctacAATAGTATTGGTAGAGAGGATTGTTATTTAGAGAGGATTTAATATGCCCACTGTCAAGCTGTTTTGACATTTCATTGGAGTATTTTGACTCTAGCCTTTCAGTGCAACATTCCTGCAATATATTCATTTCATTTATAATGAAGGTAGACAGAATATATAGAATTATCCAATGCATTCTGTTTTTTACATACATCTATTCCATTGGACTTGTTGAAACTAATCCAGAACTCAGAATATAGTTATGCCAGTTCTTCTACTGCTTAAAGTATTTCCACATGTCAGTTTGGATGATCAGCTTAATATTTTGTCTTGTCCTTTTGCCTTATTGTAGCACTAATTTGTATTCCTTAAGAAAAGGTTCACTATTTttctatgaccgaactactacaGTTGAGCTCTTCAATCATCATGACATTCATTTATCACTAGGAAGCATCAGGGCTTGCAAGAAAGCTGCACTTGAGTGCGATGAAGCAAAATTTGAACAATACAAGTTGGCTGCTGGTGACCGTGTCACACCAGAGATCATCCAGTCCGTACAGAGCTGCTTTGAGAAAATTAGAGGACTAGAGAGCTGATTTCTATGTCCTCtcctatttttattttttacttTCTCTAGATGAAAGAAAAGAATGAAATGGCAAATTGAGTGTGGATATAACATTGAGCTCACAACTTATGGCATGAACAGAAGGAACTATTAAGGTGTCAATGTTGTTGCTGTACATGTTCTACTGTGTCGCTGAAGAGGGTGATGAGGCGTAGCCACTTCAACCTCAATGTCTTGTGTAAGCCTCGTGTTTCTGGAAAGCCATGTGTGGACGCCAGTTCTGCATTAGTCTAGCCTGGCTAGGCCTGACCGGCTACCAAATACGAGTTGGGTGGCTTATGGGGATTGGACAAGCAACCTAACACATCCATGTATTTCTTTCTTTCGAGGCCACTACAAACTTTTGAACTTTTCAATTTATAATTACAAGTTCTTAAATTGAGAATGTATTAATGTGATGTACATTAATGGTTCTAGCTACTAAATACTTTCATGCATATATTACTGATTCAAGTTACTTTTCATGTATACCAGGGTTTAAAAATTAAAAGCTTATATTCTATCGAGCTCGGGTTATGGTTTTTAGACTGATGAAACATGCCAAGCTTAAATTTACAATTTCCAAAGTTTCAGCATGTTTCATCAGTGTTGTTTGAAAGAGAGTATGGCTCGGGATAATTGATTGATAGGGTGCAAAGCACGTATACAGCATATATAGGCAAGGATGTTCCAGGGTTTATAGAAACAACACGGGAGATCCTTGCCTAACCTAGGTACTTGCGCCAGCACACAAGCCCGTGCGGCCAGCAGCCCTACGGCCCAAGGGGCCAGCCTAACCAGCCCACCATATTATTTAACACGCCCCCGCAGTCTGATCGTCGGCAGTGCGGATGTTCAGACTGAACTTGAACTCCGTGAACACTAAGGATGGAAGCCCCTTGGTGAAGATGTCGGCATACTGTTAAGATGTAGGAATATTCATGATATGGACATCGCTAATAACAACGCTCTCTGTGACAAAGTGGAGATCAATCTCAATGTGCTTGGTGCGCTGGTGCTGTACGGGGTTGGAGGACATGTAGACGGTGCTGATGTGGTGGTGCATGGAGCTCGAGGAGAAGCTATTGCAACCAGGTGGCCTCTGCAACGCCATTGGCCACGGTGCGATACTCAGCTTCTGCGCTAGACTTGGAGACTATGTTCTGGCGCTTTGATGATCAGGAGACCAAGTTGTCACCAAGGAACACCACATAACCCGAGGTGGATTTGCGAGTGTCTGGACAACCGGCCCAATCAGCATCTTAGTACACAGTCAGCTCGCTCTGCGAAGACGGATGAGGAAGCAAGCCCAGGTGAAGAGTCCATATGATGTAGTGAAGAATACGCTTCAGAGCAGCAAGGTGAGACTCACGCGGATCGTGTATGTGCAAGCAAACCTATTGAACTGAATAAGCAATATCCGGCCGGTGAAGGTGAGGTAATGAAGAGCTCCTGCGAGACTGCAGAAGTCTGAAGCATCTGGAACAGGTGAGGTACCCAAGAGCTCTTGCGAGACCGCGGAAGTTTGAAGCATCTGGAACAAGTGGACCATCTGCCGCCAATTTGGGGTTGGTGTCCACGGGCGTAGAACACGGCTTGCACTCAGCCATGCCAGCACGATGTCTATCATGTACTGCCGCTGGGAGAGAAAGGGTCCAGAGCCACAATGCTGAACGTGCATCCCCAGGAAGTGGTGAAGCTCGCAAGATCCTTCATAGAGAACTCCTGCTGCAAGGCCTGAATGGTGCGCTAAGGGAGATCCGAGGAAGAGGCTGTGAGGACAATATCATCAACATAGAGTAGTAGATAAATGATATCGGAGCTGTAGTGGTAGACGAAAAGCGATGTGTCTGACTTGGCCTCAACGAATCCCAGACTAAGGAGTTAGGCAGCAAACCGACTGTACCAGGAGGCGCCTGCTTCAACCCATATAGTGATCTGTTGAGCCGACAGACAAATTTAGGGTGAGCCGGATCCTCAAAACCTGCAGGCTGGGCGCAGTAGACAGTCTTGGACAGGGTCCCATGAAGAAAAGCATTCTTCATATCCAGCTAGTGAATAGGCCATCCTTGAGAGAGAGAGCCAAGGACAAGACCGTGCGAACTATAGCGGGCTTCACGACCGGGTTGAAGGTCTCAGCAAAATCGATGTCGGGTCGCTGAGTGAAGCCGCGAAGAACCCACCGAGCCTTGTAgcgcttgagagaaccatcagACAGGAACTTATGCTTGAAGATCCACTTGCCAGTGACAACATTGGCCCGACGCGGTCGTGGAACCAAGTCCCATGTGTGGTTCTTTAGTGGGATGGCGTGTTCTTCCTCCATAGCAGCTCACCAATTGGGATCGGCAAGAGCGCTACGGAAGGTCTTCGAAACGGGCGACAAGGGCGCGGTGTGGTATAGGGCTGGAAGTCGCAAACCACGCTTCGCCCTTGTGGTCATGGGGTGCTGGTTCACCACAGGGGGAACCGGCACTGCACCCTTAGGAAGGGCGAGAGGACCGACTGCTGGAGCAGACAACGCACGACGGGTGTAGATGTGGCGGAACTCGCGCATGGGCGCCGATTGCCGGGGTGCAGCAGGCGAAGGGCCATGCTGGGAGCCAGCTGGGGCCAGCTGGTGGCCGACAGGAGCTGGCTGAGTGCAAGTAGAGGCCGACGGGTAGCCTGCGGGAGCCGGCTGAGGACCGGCTGAAGCCAAGGTCGGCTGGGGCCCAGTCGGGATAGCCGAGATCAGCTGCTGGTGCACCTATTGGGGGGGGGCATGGCAGTGGGCCGGTCACTAACGCAAGAGGACCGTCCACGCCTTGCACAGGCAGCGAAGAGGCATCGGGGGCCGCACGTGGTAGTGCGGATGCAGGAACAAGGCCGCTGGAATGTCCTTCAGGGGGGAAACGATGTGGCCGTCCTATGGGGGCCGGCACATGGTTAGTGAAATCATCTAGAAAATCAAGATCCGCTGGGTCGGGTGATGTATGCCGCTGTTCGGCAATGGGAAATGCCATCTCGTCAAAGATGAAATGACGTAAGATGATGACTCGGTTGGAAGCGAGGTCAAGTTAGCAATACCCTTTGTGATGAGCAAAATAGCCAAGGAAGACGCAAAGAGTAGACCGTGGAGCGAGTTTATGGCCGGCTGTGGCGGAGAGATTAGGGTAACACTTGCACCCAAAAATGCGGAGATGAGCATCCGTGTCACGCCAAAGATCATCCAGTCTGTACAGCAAAATGCGGCGTAGCAAACTAAAGCATCTTGGTGGGCAAGATGGTGATCAGGTATGTGGCGGTGGCGAGAGCTTCAGCCCAGTTGGAGGACAGCATGCTAGCCTAAAATAGGAGTGAGTGAACAACATTATTAGTGGTACGAATAATGCGTTCAGCTTTACCGTTCTGGGAAGAAGTGTAGGGGCAAGACATGCGAAGATGAACCCCATGAGTAAGGAAGAACGTGACGGCATTGGAGTTATCGAACTTGCGGTCATTGTCACATTGGACTGCCTTAATGGTGGTGCCGAACTGAGTGGTCATATAAGCAAAGAAATTAGCAAGGGTGGAGTACGTGTTAGACTTAAGGTGCAACGGAAATGTCCACAAATAGTGCGAGCAATCATTGAGAATGACCAAATAATATTTATAACCCGAAACACTAATGATGGAAGAGGTCCATATGTCACAATGTATAAGATCAAAATGACTAGTAGCACACGAACTAGATGTATGAAAAGGTAGACGTATGTGATGGCCTAACTGACAAGCATGACAAATAGAAGTGCCAATGTCTTTAGTACAGAACTGAATGGCAGGTCTGAGCTTGGCGAGGGCTTCATGTCCAGAATGACCGAGGTGATGGTGACAGAGACACGCGTTGCTGCTGGCAACAAGAGAGGAGGCAGCAGGAAGCTGCAAAGGGTAGAGCAGCCCAGAGCTATTGCACCTGACGATCACTCTCCGGGACTGGAGATCCTTCACAGAACAACCAGCGGGATCAAATTCAACAGAACAATTGTTGTCAGGGGTAAACTGGCAAACATAAATAAGATTCTTAATAAGGTTCGAGAAACAAGAATGTTATTAAGAGTAAAGGGCCTAGGAAGCCGTGCTGTACAAGTGGTGGTAACAGGAAGTAAAGAACCGACGACAATTGAAGAAGGTGAAGGATACTGCAGAAGTGATGCAGAGGATAGAGTACCAGTGGCGGAGGTCATGTGAGAGGAAGCACCTGAATCGAAGTACCATTCGGGAAGGTTCAACGTCATGGTACTAAAGGTGGACGCCAGAGATTGCTGGTCCCATGAAGGGAGGCCTGCAGTGGGGCTGAACGTGCCGGGGGCAGCCTACAGAGCAGCCTGCTACGCCTGGAGTTGGGCGTGCTGGGCATGCACCTGGAGCTGGAGTTGCACCTAGGCCTGAAGCTGCGCTTGGGCGAGGGCCTGCTCATGCAGCTGGGCCTGCAACACTTGAACTTGCGCGTGCCGGGCCAGTAGGGCCTGTTGCGGCTGCAGACCGAGGCGGCCTACAGAGCCCTGTGAACCGGGCCACATCTGGATGGAGCCGGCTCACGGGTTCAGGAGTGAAGGCCACACCCCAGAGGGGGCCGGCGAGCGGGACTGCCTGTCCCGCTGCCGCCTGTGGAGGAGGCACTGTTGTGGCTCCCGGTGTCCTTGCCATGCTTCCCGTGGCGGTGCTTGGACAAGTCGCTGGAGCCACCCCCAAAGCCGCCCTTGGAGCCACGGGAACC
The sequence above is drawn from the Panicum hallii strain FIL2 chromosome 7, PHallii_v3.1, whole genome shotgun sequence genome and encodes:
- the LOC112901681 gene encoding probable ribonuclease P/MRP protein subunit POP5; its protein translation is MVHFKNRYMVMEVFIDAGRGKQDPVILTQFNITKVIRDSIQLNFGECGLAASLGSLQVKYVNPVTKLCIIRVSCEDHQKVWAAITMVRCIGKIPVSFNLLDMSGSIRACKKAALECDEAKFEQYKLAAGDRVTPEIIQSVQSCFEKIRGLES